A DNA window from Amycolatopsis sp. DSM 110486 contains the following coding sequences:
- a CDS encoding DoxX family protein produces the protein MNIALWIAAGISAVLYLGAGGMKLATPRKKLLENPNMGWVEDFSDTSVKLIALAEVLGAIGLILPWALDIAPVLTPIAAVGLAIVALGAIVVHARRKEPKGVPVNVVLLVLTVFVAVGRFAG, from the coding sequence ATGAACATCGCGTTGTGGATCGCGGCGGGGATTTCGGCAGTGCTGTACCTGGGGGCGGGCGGGATGAAGCTCGCAACGCCGCGGAAGAAGCTGCTCGAGAACCCCAACATGGGCTGGGTCGAGGACTTCTCGGACACCTCGGTGAAGCTGATCGCGCTCGCGGAGGTGCTCGGCGCGATCGGCCTGATCCTGCCGTGGGCCCTGGACATCGCGCCCGTCCTCACGCCGATCGCGGCGGTGGGTCTGGCGATCGTGGCCCTCGGCGCGATCGTGGTGCACGCGCGGCGCAAGGAGCCGAAGGGCGTGCCGGTCAACGTGGTGCTGCTGGTGCTGACCGTGTTCGTCGCCGTGGGCCGCTTCGCCGGCTGA
- a CDS encoding glycoside hydrolase N-terminal domain-containing protein: MSDLSSPPSRRTFLKLGGAVGAGFALSGFHPFTAQASPARPPVADLVSDNAATTLWYPAPAVESHVIEQALPIGNGRIGGLVGGDPAADYVYFTDSSLWTGGLNDTVQDDGQLPYGKDDFGSFGLLAKVRLKLPAHTGVSGYRRTLDLSNGLVTATYGLRGATYRREVYASYPDDVVVIRLTQQGGGSYTGSVTLEGTRDEKPTTGGGAVSLGGTFANGLKYSSAVTAASKGGRVAVSGTEVTFTGCSEVVIVVCGGTNYVPDAARQYLDAGADPASVAVGKVKAAAAASGTALLATHVQDYRKLFDRMKVDLGQSPANRRTLDSWSRIAVRYTDPGTPDPELEASYVQFGRYLTITGSRSGLPISLQGLWLNNNSPDWYSDYHTDINLEMNYWLADRAGLKECFTALADYCLAQLPSWTDTTKRLFNDPRNRFRNSTGKIAGWAIAFSTNIYGGSGWVWHPAGNAWLSNNLWDHYEFTQDKAYLEKVYPVLKGATEFWEARLVTKNIDGKDYLVSDTDWSPEQGPDAQGNTYSQELVHDLFGHFTQATQILGRDGDYGKTITGMRDRLHLPTVSPVTGWLQEWLSPENLGETTHRHLSPLIGFFPGDRINTDTASKELIDGVRNLLIARGMDTFGWGCAWRSACWARLKDADRAYQLFLTVLRPSFNNGNGTAANFFDMYSQGSYTIFQIDANLGGPAAVLEMLLYSRSGVIELLPALPSAWAESGHVTGIGARGGFEVDLEWRRGKVTKAVVRSVGGTETELRAGTWKQQIRLRPGQSITVTPR, encoded by the coding sequence ATGTCGGACCTCTCCTCCCCACCCTCCCGTCGGACCTTTCTCAAGCTCGGTGGCGCCGTCGGCGCGGGCTTCGCCTTGAGCGGGTTTCACCCGTTCACAGCGCAAGCGTCGCCCGCGCGACCGCCGGTCGCCGACCTCGTCTCGGACAACGCCGCGACCACGCTCTGGTACCCGGCGCCGGCCGTCGAGTCGCACGTGATCGAGCAGGCGCTGCCGATCGGCAATGGTCGGATCGGTGGCCTCGTCGGCGGTGACCCCGCGGCCGACTACGTGTACTTCACCGACTCGTCGCTCTGGACCGGCGGGCTCAACGACACGGTGCAGGACGACGGCCAGCTGCCCTACGGCAAGGACGACTTCGGCAGCTTCGGTCTCCTGGCCAAGGTGCGGCTGAAGTTGCCCGCCCACACGGGCGTCAGCGGCTACCGGCGAACCCTGGACCTCAGCAACGGCCTCGTCACGGCGACCTACGGCCTGCGTGGCGCGACCTACCGGCGTGAGGTCTACGCGAGCTACCCCGACGACGTCGTGGTGATCCGGCTGACGCAGCAGGGCGGTGGTTCCTACACCGGTTCGGTGACGCTGGAAGGCACTCGCGACGAGAAGCCGACGACGGGCGGCGGCGCCGTCTCGCTCGGCGGCACGTTCGCGAACGGCCTGAAGTACAGCAGCGCCGTCACGGCCGCGTCGAAGGGCGGGCGCGTTGCCGTCTCGGGCACGGAGGTGACCTTCACCGGCTGCAGCGAAGTGGTGATCGTGGTCTGCGGCGGCACGAACTACGTGCCCGACGCCGCGCGGCAGTACCTCGACGCCGGGGCGGACCCGGCTTCCGTGGCCGTCGGCAAGGTGAAGGCCGCGGCCGCCGCGTCCGGCACCGCGCTGCTCGCGACCCACGTGCAGGACTACCGCAAGCTGTTCGACCGCATGAAGGTCGACCTCGGGCAGTCGCCGGCCAACCGGCGCACCCTCGACTCGTGGTCGCGCATCGCGGTGCGCTACACCGACCCGGGCACGCCGGACCCGGAGCTCGAGGCGAGCTACGTGCAGTTCGGCCGGTACCTGACGATCACCGGCTCCCGCAGCGGTCTCCCGATCAGCCTCCAGGGCCTGTGGCTCAACAACAACTCGCCCGACTGGTACAGCGACTACCACACCGACATCAACCTGGAGATGAACTACTGGCTCGCCGACCGCGCGGGCCTGAAGGAGTGCTTCACCGCCCTGGCGGACTACTGCCTCGCGCAGCTGCCCTCGTGGACCGACACGACGAAGCGGCTGTTCAACGACCCGCGCAACCGGTTCCGCAACAGCACCGGCAAGATCGCCGGCTGGGCGATCGCGTTCTCCACCAACATCTACGGCGGCTCCGGCTGGGTGTGGCACCCGGCGGGCAACGCGTGGCTGTCCAACAACTTGTGGGACCACTACGAGTTCACCCAGGACAAGGCCTACCTCGAGAAGGTCTACCCGGTGCTCAAGGGCGCGACGGAGTTCTGGGAGGCGCGCCTGGTCACGAAGAACATCGACGGCAAGGACTACCTGGTCAGCGACACCGACTGGTCGCCAGAGCAAGGGCCGGACGCGCAGGGCAACACCTACTCCCAGGAACTCGTCCACGACCTGTTCGGGCACTTCACGCAGGCGACGCAGATCCTCGGGCGCGACGGCGACTACGGCAAGACGATCACGGGGATGCGCGACCGGCTGCACCTGCCGACCGTCAGTCCGGTCACCGGCTGGCTGCAGGAGTGGCTCTCGCCGGAGAACCTGGGGGAGACCACCCACCGGCATCTCTCGCCGCTCATCGGGTTCTTCCCCGGCGACCGCATCAACACCGACACCGCGTCGAAGGAACTGATCGACGGGGTGCGCAACCTGCTGATCGCCCGCGGGATGGACACCTTCGGCTGGGGCTGCGCGTGGCGCTCCGCGTGCTGGGCCCGGCTCAAGGACGCCGACCGCGCGTACCAGCTCTTCCTCACGGTGCTGCGGCCCTCGTTCAACAACGGCAACGGCACGGCAGCCAACTTCTTCGACATGTACAGCCAGGGCAGCTACACGATCTTCCAGATCGACGCGAACCTCGGCGGGCCGGCCGCGGTACTGGAAATGCTGCTGTACTCGCGCTCGGGTGTGATCGAGCTCCTGCCCGCGCTGCCGTCGGCCTGGGCGGAGTCCGGGCACGTGACCGGCATCGGCGCCCGCGGCGGGTTCGAGGTCGACCTCGAATGGCGGCGGGGCAAGGTCACGAAGGCGGTCGTGCGCAGCGTCGGCGGCACCGAGACCGAACTGCGCGCCGGTACCTGGAAGCAGCAGATCCGGCTGCGCCCGGGCCAGTCGATCACCGTCACCCCGCGGTGA
- a CDS encoding lipase family protein codes for MQPVNPPAAGARKLVSYQTAQDGLTTDCAPSYVLTTGTALPAEELALMLPLVAAGYTVVTADYEGPDSEWAAAANAAHGVLDGIRAAQSFPPAGLAGPRTPTGLIGYSGGALASEWANELQPRYAPELKFAGVAAGGVPADLDYIARHIDGGPFAGIYVGAAVGLARAYPEIDTDTLLNARGKQAFTEVGDQCIAQFTVGQAFRRMRDYTTVPQLLEVPAVKRVIAENTMGRFKPGSPVYVYQGVFDELAFSPPVDKLVRTYCAQGAAVQYRRIPIGDHVTVAVQGAPGALAYLADRLAGKSAPSTC; via the coding sequence ATGCAGCCGGTGAACCCGCCGGCGGCCGGCGCGCGCAAGCTCGTGTCGTACCAGACCGCGCAGGACGGGCTGACCACCGACTGCGCGCCTTCATACGTCCTCACCACGGGCACCGCGCTGCCGGCCGAGGAGCTGGCGCTGATGCTTCCGCTGGTCGCGGCCGGTTACACCGTGGTGACCGCCGACTATGAAGGTCCGGACTCCGAGTGGGCGGCCGCCGCCAACGCCGCCCACGGTGTGCTGGACGGGATTCGCGCCGCGCAGTCGTTCCCGCCCGCCGGGCTCGCCGGCCCGCGCACGCCGACGGGCCTGATCGGCTACTCGGGCGGCGCGCTCGCCAGTGAGTGGGCCAACGAGCTGCAGCCGCGGTACGCGCCGGAGCTGAAGTTCGCCGGGGTCGCCGCCGGCGGCGTGCCCGCGGACCTCGACTACATCGCCCGCCACATCGACGGCGGCCCGTTCGCGGGCATCTACGTGGGCGCCGCCGTCGGGCTGGCCCGCGCATACCCGGAGATCGACACGGACACGCTGCTCAACGCGCGTGGCAAGCAGGCGTTCACCGAGGTCGGCGACCAGTGCATCGCGCAGTTCACGGTCGGACAGGCATTCCGGCGGATGCGCGACTACACGACCGTGCCGCAACTGCTCGAGGTGCCCGCGGTGAAGCGCGTGATCGCCGAGAACACCATGGGGCGCTTCAAGCCCGGCTCGCCGGTCTACGTCTACCAGGGCGTGTTCGACGAGCTGGCGTTCTCGCCGCCGGTGGACAAGCTCGTGCGCACGTACTGCGCGCAGGGCGCCGCGGTGCAGTACCGCCGGATCCCGATCGGCGACCACGTGACGGTGGCGGTGCAGGGCGCGCCCGGCGCGCTGGCCTACCTCGCCGACCGGCTGGCGGGCAAGTCCGCGCCCAGCACTTGCTGA
- a CDS encoding cobalamin-binding protein — protein sequence MRIVSLLPAATDLVAELGRLDDLVGRTHECDWPPGVESVPVVTAAEVDDAVLTSREISDAVGGSAHRGSSLYSVDTARLAGLAPDLVLTQDLCEVCAVSYTRVAEAVRMLDAGPKVLSLEPRRLAEVLGCVTTLGDALGVPALAADRVRSLTARLDAVRARVAGKPQPRVVALEWLDPLWPAGHWVPEQITAAGGEPLLAAPGEHTHPIPWDAVAAARPDVLLVLPCGFSPDRTAAEFDVLTSLPGWAELPAVRAGAVWLLDGPAYFNRPGPRVIRGAEVLAHVLHGVDADPPVSPAEARRA from the coding sequence ATGCGGATCGTGTCTCTGCTGCCCGCCGCCACCGACCTCGTGGCCGAGCTCGGCCGCCTTGATGACCTGGTCGGACGCACCCACGAATGCGACTGGCCGCCCGGGGTCGAGTCGGTGCCCGTCGTCACCGCGGCCGAGGTGGACGACGCCGTGCTGACCAGCCGCGAGATCTCCGACGCCGTCGGCGGTTCGGCCCACCGCGGGTCTTCGCTGTACTCGGTGGACACCGCGCGGCTGGCCGGGCTCGCGCCGGATCTCGTGCTCACCCAGGACCTGTGCGAGGTGTGCGCGGTCTCCTACACCCGCGTCGCCGAAGCCGTGCGGATGCTCGACGCGGGGCCGAAAGTCCTGAGCCTCGAACCACGGCGGCTCGCCGAGGTCCTCGGCTGCGTCACGACACTCGGCGACGCGCTGGGCGTACCGGCCCTCGCCGCTGATCGCGTCCGCTCACTCACCGCGCGACTCGACGCCGTCCGCGCTCGTGTCGCCGGCAAGCCGCAGCCACGCGTGGTCGCGCTCGAATGGCTCGACCCGCTGTGGCCCGCCGGGCACTGGGTGCCCGAGCAGATCACCGCGGCGGGCGGCGAACCGCTGCTCGCGGCGCCCGGCGAGCACACGCACCCGATCCCGTGGGACGCCGTGGCAGCCGCGCGCCCGGACGTGCTGCTCGTCCTGCCGTGCGGCTTCAGCCCCGATCGCACGGCGGCGGAGTTCGACGTCCTCACCTCGTTGCCGGGCTGGGCCGAACTGCCCGCGGTGCGCGCCGGTGCGGTGTGGCTGCTCGACGGTCCGGCCTACTTCAACCGCCCCGGCCCGCGCGTCATCCGCGGCGCGGAAGTCCTCGCCCACGTGCTGCACGGCGTCGACGCCGACCCGCCGGTGTCCCCCGCCGAGGCCCGCCGAGCCTGA
- a CDS encoding LysR family transcriptional regulator, whose amino-acid sequence MDVDLRKVRYFVAVAEELHFGRAAERLHIAQPVLSRQIRALEEELRAQLFVRDRRSTELTAAGRQLLEDSRPILASADALRRRVALAARGASTFTIGFMPGITVTEPVRALTDRHPGLEVELVRTTWDDQTQVLHDGRADVGIVRLPVDPRGLTVRPMFSEPRVAILPVSHRLAGKESVDVADLADEHLLNDPDAVPEWRAVATELRAGGAARPRGFRSIEEKLEHVAAGLGIAIVPLSTSEYYTRPDVTHVPVGDLPPGQVALAWVAARRSRLIYEFAELVTA is encoded by the coding sequence GTGGACGTCGATCTGCGGAAGGTGCGCTACTTCGTCGCCGTGGCCGAGGAACTGCATTTCGGCCGGGCGGCGGAGCGGTTGCACATCGCGCAGCCCGTGCTGTCGCGCCAGATCAGGGCGTTGGAAGAGGAGCTGCGCGCGCAGCTGTTCGTCCGCGACCGGCGCTCGACGGAGCTCACGGCCGCCGGCCGGCAGCTGCTCGAGGACAGCCGGCCGATCCTCGCCTCGGCCGACGCGTTGCGGCGGCGCGTGGCGCTGGCGGCGCGCGGCGCTTCGACCTTCACCATCGGATTCATGCCCGGCATCACCGTGACCGAACCCGTGCGGGCGCTGACGGATCGGCATCCCGGCCTCGAGGTGGAGCTGGTCCGGACCACGTGGGACGACCAGACCCAGGTGCTGCACGACGGCCGGGCCGACGTCGGCATCGTCCGGCTGCCGGTGGACCCGCGCGGGCTCACCGTGCGGCCGATGTTCAGCGAGCCGCGCGTGGCCATCCTGCCGGTGTCGCACCGCCTGGCGGGCAAGGAATCCGTCGACGTGGCCGACCTCGCCGACGAGCACCTGCTCAACGACCCGGACGCGGTGCCGGAGTGGCGGGCCGTCGCGACCGAGCTGCGCGCCGGCGGCGCCGCGCGGCCCCGCGGGTTCCGCAGCATCGAGGAGAAGCTGGAGCACGTGGCCGCCGGTCTGGGCATCGCGATCGTGCCGCTGTCCACTTCGGAGTACTACACGCGCCCCGACGTCACCCACGTGCCGGTCGGCGACCTGCCGCCGGGCCAGGTCGCCTTGGCCTGGGTCGCCGCGCGACGCTCGCGGCTGATCTACGAGTTCGCGGAGCTCGTCACAGCCTGA